The genomic interval GCTCACCATTCACCGTGACGCCTTGGTATTGTCTTTGTCTTCACACTATCGTTCAGTCCAAAgacacacagaaatacacagGGTACCACATGAACTGGAACTTATTTTACTCCAAAATTTAGGCACAAATGCAAGAGACCTCAGGCACACAACAATAAGATGGCGACTGACCATCTTTCACGTGAACTTATCTATCGCGCTCTATCTAACTATTCTTATTGGTAGTTATATTTAGCATATTCTTATTCTTCTGCGTTaacgggctgaaactcccacgtatacTCGTGTTTtgttaggcagccatacgccgttttcgagggatgcatgcttggtattttcgtgtttttataacccaccgaactttgacatggattacaggatcttttccgtgcgcatttggtcttgtgcttggcTTTACACACGAAAGGGGGTACGGCACTGGCAGGTCttcacatacgttgacctgggagatcggaaaagtctctacccttaacccaccaggcgcggccgggattcgaacccacgaccttccgcttggagGCTGGAGCCTTAACCACTCGGCCTCTGCGACCGTCATATTTAGCAGATGACATCTTTTCTAAACAGCCTTGATGACTTGAAACCACATAGCCTAACGGCGACTGTTAAGCTGACTGTTTCGAAAGGGGCGCAATTCTTCTTTGGCCAACCAACAGACATGACCTGAATTCGTCTATTTAAGAATAGGACCAATTGCTGCAGTTATATTTTATCCGtggtgaatgtgtttttaatttttgttgttgttagaaaATCAAAGAAACTTTCATTTAGTACTTTAGAAGTAACAGTATAATATTGTATTGCATTTTACTGAGAATTTGGTAcattttattacacccccggtataggggtgtgtataggattcggtccatgtgtttgtttgtttgtgttcgcatatagatctcaagaatgaacggaccgatcgtcaccaaacttggtgaacaggttctatacattcctgagacggtccttacaaaaattgggaccagtcaaacacacggttagggagttattggtggattaaaattatacaaggacttatagagggacatcttaatggtcaaagggaaataaccattctcactcagtcactgccaccaactgagaaggttatttccctttgacgggggtgtttttcctacctcggaggaatttcttgttttatttagaCTTTCCATTTATTTAGCCGACCTTATTTTTGAGTCTTGATTTTGAAACgtaagcagtctatctgttttggatTTCAGTCCATctatatctgtgtgtctgtgaatgaGTATAATGTTTcactttgttcacatttgcTGTGGAAGCTCATTCGTCTGATTTTCATGCCAGTTCATTGTCCCCCAAATTACATTCATTTACCTATTAATATTTGTGTACAAGTACCCGAGACGCAGCCCACGCAGAAGTCTTCGACCACCAATCACAGTGGGGGAGAACGGGGTAAGTTGTAACTCTTATTGTCATCTTGCTCTTATCAAAATATGTAACAATGCTctctgttaggaaacgctaccgttgctgagctttggttcagttttgtgtgttgcatgtagttgacttatttttactttgtgggaaagtaccgatattatattttgtaaacacaatatttatgttggacgagaatgcaggtgaactttctagtcctgtcaaaacaagttgtttaccatgctgttttagtcgtgagttcgtggcgttcgttcggattaagtgtgtcggcgcttttgatgtacgtcagagagaatgtcgctagtttagtccatgcacggctcgtataatgtagttgtatcgtgttcggtctggaatattctcgagattgagtatttactatatatgccagcgcgatttgaatgtttaaaaaagcttctatttgagttctgctacgatgtgcagttgtatgtattgaatgctgaataaatcctcgaactcaatttgacgagttgttttctgttgctgcgaagacgggcgacgtagaataaaagaacacaactatacggcgtttgagaacttgtggcaatctcaagtgtcgtgtaacaattgggggccaagccaaggatctacgtttaacgccaagggttttccagcaacaaggactagtgtcaagacagtcacaggaggtagccatcaatcgggtgtatcctgagggatcagtattgagactacggaaccgtggattcggtgtgactggtgaagagtttggtaatcgccgcagctcggtacggtgagcgacgccggagtgtatcgggattacagaggttagctgccgtttggacgagacggacttcgtcgcggatctagtgcattaatactacggaatacgactgaggtacgtcgcgtacgtatcgtgagcagagtgcgccgtcacgttagacgaggagggtggcagcctgcgtctacgaaggtgaacagcgacgagagaagcatcggaggtgcagtagagactgtgttcttttagaagactacattcgtctacgttcggggctgtgaaagaatacagacgaacgcaccggaaaagaccagaatggctgagttctggggaaaaggaattgaactgggactaaaaggcaagcagttgacggagttcgtcgagtcccagacacgactgctggcgcagcgtgaagaaagacaagcgcagcgtgagcgagaagaaaaagaaagacaagcgcagcgtgagcgagaagaaaaagaaagacaagcgcagcgtgaagaaagacaagcgcagcgtgaagataaagaaagacaagcgcagcgtgaagaaaaagaaagacaggcgcagcgtgaagaaagagaaagagaagcacagcgtgaagaaaggcaaatagagctgaaacgcttagagctccaaataaaaatggagatgaagcgcttagagcttcagacagaaatggtgtgTGTTCAAAAtcagcacgaggcaccacgccaaagagataaccagcagcaaatgctacacagggcatcgaaacttccagcattcagtgacgggaaggaccagatcgatactccagacttcaccggagaagttgaggccgtctgcctgaagaagcccttgtacgatctattaattgggaacattgggggtgcgagacgtcctgatgaccctgatgtcgaatggagaatgggcgcagctcagcctgctgttgaggaggaagacccactgccattcgcgaatgaagatatcagcgaactgttacgagatgacagagcaactgtgcatcgccgcgaccagccgcaggttgtaagcgctgtgacgaccagagcccaggcgaagaaggacaaaacaactacgccactcagggtcaccaacagttctgcaactgctgtcgtggacagggatcagctgattcagctacaggaagctgattcgaccttaacaaagtacaggagtcgtcctgtcaaggagatgactaagggcgaaggcactgtgcaatttgaagtgaaggccaagattctgtacagagtgttccagcacgcgagagtcaacggtgggaagccattacgtcaagttctggtgcctcaaccacttaggcgccaggtgatggaggtggcccacgactctattatgggaggtcacctgggtgtcaagaagacatcggacagaatccaggctgcgttttactggccaggactgcatgcagatgtgactcgattctgccgatcgtgcgatatttgccagaaaaccatacctcgaggaagggtcccgaaagtgccgttgcagaagatgcctttgatcgaccgacctttcaagagggtggccattgacctcatcggcgagataaaaccgccaagtgaagcgggtcatcgttgggtactgaccctggtagactatgcaaccaggtacccagaagccgtgcctctgaagaaaattgacaccgagactgttgccgaggcacttgtggacattttcagcagaattggggttcctgaagagatcctcacagacctggggacacagtttgtctctgaatgcatggaagaggtcaacaggctgctgagcattcgtcacttgactacgacagcctatcacccgatgtgcaatgggctggtcgaaaaattcaatgcgacgctgaagtccacgcttaagaaactatgcagtgagcagccaaggcagtggcatcgctacatcaatgccttgctatttgcatacagggaggtgccacaagagtccactggattctccccgttcgagctgatgtacgggcggaccgtgagaggcccgatgcagatactaaaggaattgtggacgaaagatgtggacacacctgaagtgaagaacagttaccagtacgtgttcgcgTTGCGAGAggaactggaggagactctcgagattgcgagagaaaacttgagaaagtctcaggatagcggaaagcactactacgaccgcaaagccgtaaacaggaagtttacaccaggtaacaaagtgctgatactgcttcccactgatcacaacaaactactgatgcagtggaaaggcccatacgaggttgaggccgtggtagggatcaacgactacaaggtgaatgtcggcaagaagtccaagatctaccacgctaacctcctgaaactgtatgtggagagacctccggaagcagtacaggtcgcagcaatggtggaagaaccagccgaactagacgagttcgacggtgaggaactactggagttgggagacctccacaagaaagagggagtggatgacgtcaagttaggacctgacctgacagaagaccagcagaaggagctgcatgattttatgggcgacttcacccataggttctctgatgttccaggctctacgtccttggtcgaacatgaagtccacctcacatctgacgttcctgttcgctcaaaaccataccctatcccgtttcaggctcgggaatccttgaagaaggacatcgacaacatgttgaagatgggggtcatccgtgaatcatcatccccttactcatctcccgttgttgttgtcaagaagaaagacggcacaaacagggtatgcattgactttaggaaagtcaataagatcaccgtgtttgaccctgaaccaatgccgacggcaactgatctattccgacagttaaccggcagcaagatcttctcaaagatcgaccTCAGCAAGGGGtattggcaaattcctgtgcgcgaagaggacataccaaagaccgcctttgcaactccagacggaacgtatgagtgcctgcggatgccttttggcatggtgaacagtggtgctacccttacgaggggaatgcgaaaaatgctcaaaggaatgaagaatgttgcgtactactgggatgatctgctagtccacacggagacctttgcggagcatctggagactttgagggaattgttttcccgcctgacaaaagctaatctgaccgtgagacccagcaagtgcattttggggaccgacaacgttgacttcataggtcattcactgaaagaaggtcaaaaggggcttttgttggaaaacgtcaccaagatcctcaatgcgccacgtcctgaaaccaagaagcaggtgcgatccttccttggattggctgggtactacagagagttcattccaaacttcgccgccataacggcgcctttgtcggacatgacccgaaaaggatgccccaaccgaatactctggggaccagctcaggagaaggcataccagaccgtgcgcgacctgatgtcacgagacccggtgctacgccttcctgatactgccaaagagttcatcttgcgtacagacgcatcggacgaagggatcggcgccatgctgatgcaagaacatggaggtaaaccgtttccggtcagctatgccagcaagaagctgtcaggagccgagaagaactactcgaccatggagaaagagtgtttagccatcgtgtggggaatcaagaaatttgaactctacctccaaggggtgaaattcgtgcttcagactgatcacaaacccctcacctacctgaactctgcgaagtttgtgaataatcgtatcatgaggtgggtgatgtacttgcagaactttgatatgcgagtggaatcgattaagggttcagacaatgttggagcagattttctcagccgagtatgtgagtaaaactgtgttcattctccgacagactaatgtacatacctggatttcaatctgttatgtatacataatatgtgtacaagtagcgtttcaatgattgaaagaaattaggtaaatttcttcttgtgttgggggtaatgttaggaaacgctaccgttgctgagctttggttcagttttgtgtgttgcatgtagttgacttatttttactttgtgggaaagtaccgatattatattttgtaaacacaatatttatgttggacgagaatgcaggtgaactttctagtcctgtcaaaacaagttgtttaccatgctgttttagtcgtgagttcgtggcgttcgttcggattaagtgtgtcggcgcttttgatgtacgtcagagagaatgtcgctagtttagtccatgcacggctcgtataatgtagttgtatcatgttcggtctggaatattctcgagattgagtatttactatatatgctagcgcgatttgaattttaaaaaagcttctatttgagttctgctacgttgtgcagttgtatgtattgaatgctgaataaatcctcgaactcaatttgacgagttgttttctgttgctgcgaagacgggcgacgtagaataaaagaacacaactatacggcgtttgagaacttgtggcaatctcaagtgtcgtgtaacactctcctttgtcatgaagtggattgtagtgtgaataaaGGAGTTATTTTTATgtatacgtgttctgccctatctaattacactgactcttcactcttcacacacacacacacacacgcacgcacacgcacgcacacgcacgcacgcacgcaaccgcaaccgcaacaacaacaacaacaacaacaacaacaacaacaacaaccaggcatgggaattgtccgatttttttttttccgccgaaaatgcaaaagtgtccgccgaaaaaataaaggggggaggcacacaaaaaaagcaccggttactttggcctttacgcaaaagcccgcgaaaactttccgtactttgttcacgcactgctaccgcccgcctcagttattgaacttttatgtttgaaagtaaaccagattgcacagattgtgttacaagttacattttcctgtttgtctcaacagatcaatttttttacaaatttaaaccatataatacatgtatatatttttttcttcaaaaaagcaaaaattggtacatttttgtactaaaaactctgattctaaaaacagaatttaatggcaaacttggagctcagatgacaccagattatACTGTGTCCTTTTCagtgttgtttaatgtgatacTGTGTCCTTTTCAGGGTTGTTTAATGTCATACTGTGTCCTTTTCAGTGTTGTTTAATGTCATACTGTGTCCTTTTCAGTGTTGTTTAATGTCATACTGTGTCCTTTCCAGTGTTGTTTAATGTCATACTGTGTCCTTTTCAGTGTTGTTTAATGTCATACTGTGTCCTTTCCAGTGTTGTTTAATGTCATACTGTGTCCTTTTCAGTGTTGTTTAATGTCATACTGTGTCCTTTTCAGTGTTGTTCTATGTCATACTGAGTCCTTTTCAGGGTTGTTTAATGTCATACTGAGTCCTTTCCAGTGTTGTTCTATGTCATACTGAGGTCTTTTCAGTGTTGTTTAATGTCATACTGTGTCCTTTTCAGGGTTGTTTAATGTCATACTGAGTCCTTTTCAGGGTTGTTTAATGTCATACTGAGTCCTTTTCAGGGTTGTTTAATGTCATACTGTGTCCTTTTCAGTGTTGTTTAATGTCATACTGTGTCCTTTTCAGTGTTGTTTAATGTCATACTGTGTCCTTTCCAGTGTTGTTTAATGTCATACTGTGTCCTTTTCAGTGTTGTTTAATGTCATACTGTGTCCTTTTCAGTGTTGTTTAATGTCATACTGTGTCCTTTTCAGTGTTGTTCTATGTCATACTGTGTCCTTTTCAGGGTTGTTTCATGTGATACTGAGTTCTTTTCAGTGTTGTTTAATGTTATTCTGAGTCCTTTTCAGTGTTAAAATGTGTACAGTAATGTTCAGTGCTGCATTGTGTTCTTTTCAGTATTGAGTAATGTCATACTGGCACTGATACTGTTTGATTTTCGATGTTATACCGTGTTCTTTTCGGTGTCAAACTGATTTCCTTTTCAAAGTGTGCTTTTCAATGATGAGTGGTGTAATTTATGCTTTTCAGTTATGTTTTGTGTGCTTTACAATGTGCACCAGGGGCATTTTAATAATGTTGTTTTCCTATCAAATAGTCGCTGATTCTGAACAAGCGTCCTTGGGGGTTGGTGCCATTGCTGGCATTGTCGCTGGTGTCATCATCGCTTTCGTCATTGCTGTCGTCATTGCTGTCTTCGTCATCAAAAAAAGTAAGCTTTATGTTCTTTTTTGGATGGGATTTTGTCAGTTTCTGCTTGATAACTAAACTTACATTCGTTCTGTTGTCTATTGTTTAGAACGTTGGCTTCATCTGATTAATTTTTCGTTACAATCGTACTTGTTACGAATATTCTGTCACCGTGACCTAAATGCAATCTTGATAATCCGTAAAATATGTCATgattagtttttgttgttgttgggttggtTAGCTGGTAATTTTTCGTGTGATTGGtgacttacacatacacacacacagacacagacatacccagatacacacacacacagacacacgcaccgacacacagacacacagacacagacacacacacacacacacactggaaagGTAAAATACAATCAGCACAATGCACTAACATGGGTTATTTGGTAGTTGAAGACATTTTCTGAGGACAATTCGTTAACATACATTCTGTTCTCACAGGACGAAAACGTACATTCTACAACGCTCAGACAGATGGTACACAACGGAACGACTCGTCTTTACCAAACGCCGAGAGAGAGTCTGAACATGTGTACTGGGAAATCACTGAATCTGAGACAGGTAGACTGCAACATTTTAGTAGAGGAAGAAGGATTGATTTGCATAACCGGTGGATGACCTTGAGGGGATTAGGTGGGAAGGATTTGTCCAGCTCACATTGTTCTCTGATGTTGTTAATTCAAATTTAAAAAACCacaccaggttaggtacgtttatatctgTCGCGTGTTCTCGGCGCTTCCTTGTTGGGACTAGCTAGGttatttattgttgttgtttctgttgcaGAACCCCCCAAGGACTACTTACGACCTGTTGCCTCACCAAGAGAACTACCTGCTGTTCCAGTTAGCCTGCACATTGGAACTAACCAACCAACAGATATCTTGCATTCGGCTGCTTCCCTCAATAAATGTATGCACCAATCAGCTGCTACGAAGGAAACTGGAAACAGACACTCGACAGATTACCTTCATCCCATTGCCTCTCCAAGTGAATCTACACTCAAAGCTACTAAACAGCCAGTGTGCGTAGAGCAATGGGCAACCAGCCAGTCACAAGATTACCTTCATCCCATTGCCTCTCCAAGTGAATCTACACCTGAAGCTACTAAACAGCTAGTGCGCGTAGAGCTATTGGCAACCAGCCAGTCACAAGATTACCTTCATCCCATTGCCTCTCCAAGTGAATCAACACCTGAAGCTACTAAACAGCTAGTGCGCGTAGAGCTATTGGCAACCAGCCAGTCACAAGATTACCTTCATCCGATTGCCTCTCCAAGTGAATCTACACCTGCAGTTACTAAACAGCCAATACGCGCACAAGGGATAAACATCTATTCGAAAGACTACCTTCAGCCCATCGCTTCTCCGAACGACTTGGTGCATGCGcgcacaaatcagtcaactaaCGCGGCCGAGATTGGAACATGCCATTCAAAACTCTACCTGCCACACCCACCCGCTGAATCGTCCAATTGTCACGCTCCTCAGCCTTCGCCTGTCACTCATGATATCTAGAGCGACCAATCAGAAACCTCCTAACATTTGACCCAACCGCCTTGTTCTGGTGAATTGAACCAATCAGATCACTTGCATCCGATCGCTTCGCTTCAAGAAGAGGCTAATCCTTCAGAGTACATGTATAGCTGAAACGCTGACACCCTGATTATTGATTTATCGATCTCGATCTTTTTCTCTGGCTGTTTCTGTTGAATGCAAAATCTGACTTTTGTGAACGAGTCATCTCTTCTTACACCACGTGTTTTTATATACGTGTGAACATCCATCCAGGCACGTCACAAGACACCATTGGAAGATGAACAGTCCAGTTTATTCAGGATGCAGAAAACTCCGGACGAAAAGGATAACCGGAAAACCCTCAATAAAAAATCTCGGGACACCAGCCTCGTCAGGTACGCCCTCAGCCACATGACAGCATTTGTAGTACAAACAGTACAGCTGAAAATATACATTGTAATGTCATAAAATTCTTTCATGTACTCAACTCTTAAAGTTGAAGCAATACGAACAAACACAGGAAAATAACCTAAGTTCAAAACCAAGGAAAAACTTCCAATAAAATAATATCAATCATCAGAAAACTACAAGTTACACAAGAATAGCACACCACATATGtgcattgcactcaaatgtagGAGAAACCACACAAGGAAAAGTGACAAAGATGGAATAGAAACATATGTTCTGAATctgttgtcgtctgctttgtTTACACCGGAAACACTCCTACAACCTTGACTCGGCAATGCTATATCCGGTTTACTTATGATTCTAAAAATAAACACAGATCTTTGGTGGGAAATCTTCCTCTTCCAGACAGCCATAGAATTCTCAGTAAAACTCGAAAATTCACCACATTGTTTGCCAAACAATACAATCATTCTAAAGAAAACGTTTCTGTTCATACTAGGAATAAAAGAAGAACATAGTTTGTGAACAAAATAACGTTTTTCACTTTCTGTTGTCTGGAAACTACCTAGCATGTAGACCTTCCAGAAAACCAAGACAAATACATTATAAAATCCTAAAAACACAGTCCTAAAACAACAATTTCATACATAAATACAAGAATGAATAAAACTATTAAAAGCACACAGACATACCTTAAGTTCTGTCAAAGCAGGCATATGGAaaacgtcatcatcatcatcactaaaaACGTGCTCCTCTCTTGGAGTCAAAGGGAAAAATGGCAGAAAATGGTTGGAAAAGTTCCAGAATTGCAGGATAAGCACTGTCTTATCCTGTAGCCAGACAAAACTAGTTCTTTGCACTCAACTACTTTTAGTGCCTCAAAAAACTCTAAATATTCATTACTAACATAGGAGAAGATTCCAAAATACTAAACTTTaaatgtttaatacaaaaattgcaTTAATGATTAGAAATTGTGTATCCCTGCACAAGACAGACGTTTTCAGTGGCAGGGGAAGACAAGCACACTTGTCACACCAGAGTTATCCTCAAACACGGAGATATAGACTAAGGAGTAGTGCAGGGGAGATAATCAGAATTTTTACTAAACGAAATCTCTTTACAAAGTGACTCTGCACAAACTGGAATAAATGAATATACATTTCAAGATTTAAACAGTGTTATGTACACATTTAAATGTGAACCTCTTAcatatgtatttaaaaaaataataataacaattgtcagtaagtactggtgtcacatgactgatgtgaaccagttgattggctaatggcgatgcgctaaaactgttagcgcactcttggagtgcgctaactttttttcacagagcgtattcttccgccctttgcctaagcgagactgtgctctcatcctcagaattaattaatgacatgtagcttatattctccacaataccaaataaccataaatttccagcttctcaattaaagcagaagtgggtttttttctgacagattgcatgtgcctgtgccactgatctaaaaatagaagccgctgtgtttcatctaattttcgccgacttgcatctagattcttctcatatgccgtgttagtggcatgtagcttatcatccacattaccaaatgatgagttagtatacaattcccagcggccaacagaaaacacaagtgttattccgataacgtaccagctagaccagtttggaagactgactcgatcgactttgtcatacgtagcagactacactgaaatacgactgcatcagttcagtaaatgaatggtttccgaattattatttcaaggcaagaacaatcgtaatcgaaaaagtgtagggttcagaacgttcttaccatatataagacttattaccagcctgcctcatgcgtgcagactcagtgcagactgcagtggttctgttgccctagcctagcagacgacataaaccccgctcagcaaattaacatgttgggcaaatgtgaacgaaaaaacgatggggatacaatacgtgtagggttcagagcattcttaccgttcatatagtatcagactccccgatgagtgaagatacaacacgagaaatatgccacatttattttgaaaatgtgctaaccgtcgagtccttcgagtcaattcaaggggagtcactccgcacagtcaatccgtcgaagctcgactggaggtttcgaatcgcaaataacgaagagcacagtcctttctccgagttcaaatgaggtctctctgaaagatcatcactgttcagcttaacgctacactggaatttaccaacagaaattgaaatgcgtgtgacgaaagcacgacacacttgagacaccccacacaaaagtagatcttactgtaca from Littorina saxatilis isolate snail1 linkage group LG7, US_GU_Lsax_2.0, whole genome shotgun sequence carries:
- the LOC138971590 gene encoding uncharacterized protein, with the translated sequence MPVHCPPNYIHLPINICVQVPETQPTQKSSTTNHSGGERVADSEQASLGVGAIAGIVAGVIIAFVIAVVIAVFVIKKRRKRTFYNAQTDGTQRNDSSLPNAERESEHVYWEITESETEPPKDYLRPVASPRELPAVPVSLHIGTNQPTDILHSAASLNKCMHQSAATKETGNRHSTDYLHPIASPSESTLKATKQPVCVEQWATSQSQDYLHPIASPSESTPEATKQLVRVELLATSQSQDYLHPIASPSESTPEATKQLVRVELLATSQSQDYLHPIASPSESTPAVTKQPIRAQGINIYSKDYLQPIASPNDLVHARTNQSTNAAEIGTCHSKLYLPHPPAESSNCHAPQPSPVTHDI